Proteins co-encoded in one Populus trichocarpa isolate Nisqually-1 chromosome 10, P.trichocarpa_v4.1, whole genome shotgun sequence genomic window:
- the LOC112325972 gene encoding protein DOS2, giving the protein MKEKSPIPRLSHYKIKTINPSQMNFFKSVFADDTTPPDSPKSRSPPNNSTSEDPNPTTQNQVWSLGSLIQTLATKSESVMEIYKKDLEEFGSGLKKETAIIRDVASRAVHDLPASFEASAAVAQETIDGIGSTMWKSTAQIISQGKDSILDADHDHDLFSSNADGSRSNLSKQQSLDVKYSRFDAQVHALQSDLDTYCSEPEDKVDYEKWKLGGLVMDEKKEEIERLITENGVIRDIYNEVVPNRVDDESFWSRYFYRMLKLKQTEEARALLVKRVISGDEEDLSWDFDDDKEEGDVFLSKGESSKDAKVEKENVDEVINENVAEKEKVGVDRSEDKLEEKVVVVEGKGSTAELCKDNDKSEEKAVVVKGEGHDGISCKDSDKLEEKVVEGKGGNGGSCKDSDVSVVSSQLLPEEDLEWDEIEDIGSNDESKGEAVGSGKSAGTSKVDLQKRLSAAEEEDDFSWDIEDEDDVHVK; this is encoded by the coding sequence ATGAAAGAGAAGTCACCGATCCCTCGTCTTTCTCactacaaaatcaaaacaattaatcCTTCCCAAATGAATTTCTTCAAATCAGTCTTCGCTGATGACACAACACCACCCGATTCACCCAAATCCCGTTCCCCTCCTAACAATTCCACCTCCGAAGACCCGAACCCGACAACCCAAAACCAGGTCTGGTCTCTTGGTTCATTAATCCAGACCTTAGCAACCAAGTCTGAATCCGTTATGGAAATCTACAAAAAGGATCTTGAAGAATTCGGATCcggcttaaaaaaagaaaccgcCATTATTCGTGATGTCGCTTCACGCGCTGTCCATGATCTCCCCGCCTCCTTCGAGGCAAGCGCAGCCGTCGCTCAAGAAACCATCGACGGTATTGGATCCACCATGTGGAAATCAACGGCCCAGATCATTTCTCAAGGTAAAGACTCCATTTTAGATGCTGACCATGATCATGATTTATTCTCATCTAATGCTGATGGTAGTAGAAGTAATTTGAGTAAACAGCAGTCTTTGGATGTGAAATACAGTCGTTTTGATGCTCAAGTGCATGCATTGCAGTCTGATTTGGATACTTATTGTAGCGAACCAGAGGATAAGGTTGATTATGAGAAATGGAAATTAGGGGGTCTTGTAATGGATGAGAAAAAAGAGGAGATCGAGCGGTTAATTACTGAGAATGGGGTGATTAGGGATATTTATAATGAGGTTGTGCCGAACAGAGTTGATGATGAGAGTTTCTGGAGTAGGTATTTTTATAGGATGCTCAAGTTGAAACAAACCGAGGAGGCGAGGGCTTTGCTTGTTAAACGAGTGATTTCTGGTGATGAAGAGGATTTGAGTtgggattttgatgatgataagGAGGAGGGTGATGTGTTTTTGTCGAAAGGTGAATCAAGTAAAGATGCAAAGGTAGAGAAGGAGAATGTTGATGAGGTGATTAATGAGAATGTAGCAGAGAAGGAAAAGGTTGGGGTTGATAGAAGTGAGGATAAGTTGGAGgagaaggtggtggtggtggagggaAAGGGCAGTACTGCTGAATTGTGCAAGGATAATGATAAGTCGGAGGAGAAGGCTGTGGTGGTGAAGGGAGAGGGGCATGATGGCATATCATGCAAGGATAGTGATAAGTTGGAGGAGAAGGTGGTGGAGGGAAAGGGGGGTAATGGTGGATCATGTAAGGATAGTGATGTTTCTGTGGTTTCGAGTCAGTTGCTGCCTGAGGAGGATCTTGAGTGGGATGAGATTGAAGATATTGGGAGTAATGATGAGAGCAAAGGGGAAGCTGTGGGGAGCGGGAAGAGTGCTGGTACAAGTAAAGTTGACTTGCAGAAGCGGTTGAGCGCTGCAGAGGAAGAGGATGATTTTAGTTGGGATATTGAAGACGAAGATGATGTGCATGTTAAGTGA
- the LOC7475933 gene encoding BI1-like protein — MYGYTSVSNKDGAKEIDLEAGNRESLYPGLSLGENQLRWGLIRKVYGILAAQLVLTTIVSAVTILYTPMTDLLKGSFGFVLFLSIVPFILLWPLHVYHQKHPVNLIILGLFTVSLSLLVGASCANIEGKIVLEALILTSAVVCSLTAYTFWAAKKGKDFSFLGPILFTSLIILILTSFIQVFFPLGSTSTAVYGGISALIFCGYIVYDTDHLIKRFSYDEYILASVALYLDVLNLFLSILRVLSQRNS; from the exons ATGTACGGATACACAAGCGTTAGCAACAAGGATGGGGCAAAGGAGATTGATTTGGAGGCAGGAAATAGAGAGAGTTTGTACCCGGGTTTGAGTCTTGGAGAGAACCAATTACGATGGGGTTTGATTCGCAAAGTTTATGGAATCTTGGCTGCTCAGCTTGTCCTCACCACCATCGTCTCTGCTGTTACGATTCTCTATACTCCTATGACTGATCTCCTCAAGGGAAGTTTCGGGTTCGTTTTGTTTCTATCAATTGTCCCCTTTATTT TGTTGTGGCCCTTGCATGTGTATCACCAGAAACACCCTGTGAATCTAATTATTCTTGGCCTCTTCACCGTTTCGCTAAGCCTCTTGGTTGGAGCAAGCTGCGCTAATATAGAAG GTAAAATTGTGCTTGAGGCATTAATTCTGACCTCCGCTGTGGTTTGCTCTCTAACTGCGTACACTTTCTGGGCTGCAAAGAAGGGCAAGGACTTTAGCTTCCTGGGACCAATTCTGTTCACTTCcctcatcatcctcatcctGACTAGTTTTATCCAG GTGTTCTTCCCACTTGGCTCGACGTCCACTGCAGTTTATGGTGGAATTAGCGCTTTGATTTTCTGTGGATACATTGTTTATGACACTGACCACCTGATCAAGCGCTTCTCATATGATGAGTATATTTTGGCCTCTGTTGCTCTCTATTTGGACGTTCTGAACCTGTTTCTTTCCATTCTGCGGGTGCTGAGTCAGAGAAACAGTTAG
- the LOC18102315 gene encoding protein FAR1-RELATED SEQUENCE 7 produces the protein MVFDSTPSLFNNTRSSSSDPYSEEYGNAMIVRAHPLGTARANNNVNVEGARGPGLEPCIGLEFDSADDAREFYSVYATRVGFRTRTGQLYRSRTDGSVASRRFVCSKEGFQLNSRMGCPAFIRVQRRDSGKWVVDQIHKDHNHELGDVEESRPPILPQRTPTGRKSSAKVSSKSKLKFLAEVDDGQPCFSRSISFKRIKTGGDGGQPKAEPYAGLVFSSVDEAFHFYLRYADEAGFKTRIGQLFRSKNDGSITSRRFVCSKEGFQHPSRVGCGAFMRIKRQDSGTWMVDRLQKDHNHDLEPQTRTHTKSSTASKKFIDEVNGGLDTLDLSEINNGVRSNISQGNNIGSEWYHLLLDYFQSKQAKDTGFFYSVQVDNGVCMSVFWADGRSRFASSQFGDAIVVDTSYRKTNYLVPFATFVGVNHHKQPVLLGCALIANESKESFIWLFRTWLRAMSGCRPKSIIADQDMAIQQAIAHVFPGTRHRFSMWQIRAKERENLRSLSNEFKYEYEKCIYDSQTNADFNTMWNALVNKYGLKENVWLKEMYEKRESWVPLYLRGTFFAGIPLNESMESLFGIFLNAETPLVEFIARYDQGLEQRREEERKEDFNCSNLQAFLQTKEPIEEQCRRLYTLAVFQLFQKELLQCYNYLGIKIYEEGTISRYSVRRCGNDSEKHMVTFSASNLNVSCSCQMFEFEGVLCRHVLRVFILLNMREIPSHYLLHRWTRNAEHGLVCDVDSGVSCQELKSLMVWSLRETACKYIESGTTSIEKYRLACEIMREGAKKFCRQR, from the exons ATGGTTTTCGATTCGACCCCCAGTCTCTTCAACAATACCAGAAG TTCAAGTAGTGATCCTTACAGCGAAGAATATGGGAATGCAATGATTGTAAGAGCACACCCACTAGGTACGGCACGAGCCAACAACAATGTTAATGTAGAGGGTGCAAGGGGGCCTGGACTTGAGCCGTGTATAGGGTTAGAGTTTGATTCGGCAGATGATGCGCGTGAGTTTTACAGTGTGTATGCCACGCGTGTAGGATTCAGAACCAGGACTGGCCAACTATATCGATCGCGCACTGATGGCTCTGTTGCTTCGAGAAGGTTTGTGTGCTCGAAGGAGGGTTTTCAACTAAATTCAAGGATGGGTTGTCCTGCATTCATAAGGGTGCAAAGACGGGATTCTGGGAAATGGGTTGTTGATCAGATACACAAGGATCACAATCATGAACTTGGAGATGTGGAGGAAAGCCGTCCTCCGATTTTGCCGCAGAGAACTCCTACAGGTAGGAAATCATCAGCCAAGGTTTCTTCAAAGTCAAAATTGAAGTTTCTTGCAGAAGTCGATGATGGACAACCATGCTTTTCTCGATCCATTAGTTTCAAACGCATTAAAACAGGAGGAGATGGAGGACAACCAAAAGCTGAACCATATGCTGGTCTAGTGTTTAGTTCAGTTGATGAAGCATTCCATTTTTATCTAAGGTATGCAGATGAAGCTGGATTTAAAACTCGGATTGGTCAGCTGTTTCGATCAAAGAATGATGGGTCAATTACATCCCGGCGATTTGTGTGCTCTAAGGAAGGATTTCAGCATCCTTCAAGAGTAGGCTGTGGGGCTTTTATGAGGATTAAGAGACAAGATTCTGGAACTTGGATGGTGGACCGTCTTCAGAAAGATCATAATCATGATCTTGAGCCGCAAACGAGAACTCATACGAAAAGTTCCACTGCTTCAAAGAAATTTATAGATGAGGTAAATGGTGGATTAGACACTTTGGATCTATCAGAGATTAACAATGGTGTACGTTCCAATATTAGTCAGGGTAACAACATTGGAAGTGAATGGTACCATTTGCTGCTTGACTATTTTCAAAGCAAGCAAGCTAAAGATACAGGATTCTTTTATTCGGTGCAAGTTGATAATGGTGTTTGCATGAGTGTTTTCTGGGCTGATGGAAGATCTAGATTTGCGTCCAGTCAATTTGGTGATGCTATTGTGGTTGATACTTCATACAGGAAGACTAATTATCTGGTGCCATTTGCAACGTTTGTTGGAGTTAACCACCACAAGCAGCCAGTGCTACTTGGGTGTGCTCTAATTGCCAATGAGTCTAAGGAGTCTTTCATTTGGCTGTTTCGGACATGGCTTAGGGCAATGTCTGGGTGCCGTCCAAAGTCAATTATAGCTGATCAAGACATGGCAATCCAACAAGCAATTGCCCATGTTTTTCCTGGGACTCGTCATCGTTTTTCAATGTGGCAGATCAGGgcaaaggaaagagagaattTAAGGTCATTGTCCAATGAATTCAAATATGAATACGAAAAGTGCATCTATGATAGCCAGACTAATGCTGATTTTAATACCATGTGGAATGCCCTTGTCAACAAATATGGTCTGAAGGAGAATGTATGGCTCAAAGAAATGTATGAAAAGCGTGAAAGCTGGGTTCCATTGTACCTCCGAGGTACTTTTTTTGCTGGCATTCCCCTTAACGAAAGTATGGAATCATTGTTTGGTATATTCTTGAATGCTGAAACACCACTTGTAGAGTTTATAGCACGATATGATCAAGGTCTTGAGCAACGTCGTgaggaggaaagaaaagaggattTTAATTGTTCTAATTTGCAGGCTTTTCTACAAACAAAAGAACCAATAGAAGAACAATGCAGAAGGCTTTATACACTCGCTGTTTTCCAATTATTTCAAAAGGAACTTTTGCAATGTTATAATTATCTTGGAATAAAGATTTATGAAGAAGGTACCATCAGCAGATATTCAGTGCGAAGATGTGGGAATGATAGTGAGAAACATATGGTTACTTTTAGTGCATCCAACCTCAATGTAAGTTGCAGTTGTCAAATGTTTGAATTTGAAGGTGTGCTGTGTAGGCATGTTTTGAGAGTCTTCATCCTGTTGAACATGAGAGAAATTCCATCTCACTACCTCTTACATCGGTGGACGAGAAATGCTGAGCATGGCCTTGTTTGCGATGTTGACTCTGGGGTTAGCTGTCAAGAACTTAAGTCCTTAATGGTGTGGAGTTTGAGGGAAACAGCCTGTAAATACATAGAGTCTGGAACAACATCTATTGAAAAATACAGGCTTGCCTGTGAGATTATGCGAGAAGGTGCTAAAAAGTTTTGCCGACAAAGGTAA